The Bactrocera dorsalis isolate Fly_Bdor chromosome 2, ASM2337382v1, whole genome shotgun sequence region TCAGTGTTTCAAAGCGTTTTAAAGCAATTGCAAGCGTTTCAAAGTGACAACTCAAATGTAACATAAATGAGGCATATactttattgtataaattaacaaaaacattataaaaaattaacaacagcaaaaacaaaaacgctgaaaaattcaaaaataaatgtagCCATAAAGAAGTAAGCGGGAGTGGTGGGACTAGTGTACTAGTTAGAGCGCAAAAAGTTACTAAAAGTAGTCACAATacaaatgtgtaaatatatatgtacaattatAGATGTGTTTAAGCAGCTGCTCTATATTGAACTGAAGTAAACTAAATTAGCGTACACTTAAGCTCACCTACTACTAGGTACTAATgttgtaaaaaatgcaaataaagttaataaaaatgtatgtgtgtatatgaaaaACAAAAGTGACACTGCAAGTGCAACTACAATTATCTGTGGGTAATTCTAATGAATGTTAGTCAATAAGTACTAATTCCTAGTTTTAAGACAACAAAACCAACTTACTAACTTGTGTTTATACTTTTTCGTAACTGTCAAGTGCTGGATACATAAATACAATCAAAAGaaactgaaatttgaaaatgtagTACAAGTCATCAGATACATTCAATTACATAcaactacatgcatacatacatatataacgggtgatttttttgaggttaggattttcatgcattagtatttgacagatcacgtgggatttcagacatggtgtcaaagagaaagatgctcagtatgctttgacatttcatcatgaatagacttactaacgagcaacgcttgcaaatcattgaattttattaccaaaatcagtgttcggttcgaaatgtgtttatcgacaaattttgttcagcgatgaggctcatttctggttgaatttctacgtaaataagcaaaattgccgcatttggggtgaagagcaaccagaagccgttcaagaactgcccatgcatcccgaaaaatgcactgtttggtgtggtttgtacgctggtggaatcattggaccgtattttttcaaagatgctgttggacgcaacgttacggtgaatggcgatcgctatcgttcgatgctaacaaactttttgttgccaaaaatggaagaactgaacttggttgacatgtggtttcaacaagatggcgctacatgccacacagctcgcgattctatggccattttgagggaaaacttcggacaacaattcatctcaagaaatggacccgtaagttggccaccaagatcatgcgatttaacgcctttagactattttttgtggggctacgtcaagtctaaagtctacagaaataagccagcaactattccagctttggaagacaacatttccgaagaaattcgggctattccggccgaaatgctcgaaaaagttgcccaaaattggactttccgaatggaccacctaagacgcagccgcggtcaacatttaaatgaaattatctttaaaaagtaaatgtcatgaaccaatctaacgtttcaaataaagaaccgatgagattttgcaaattttatgcgttttttttttaaaaaaagttatcaagctcttaaaaaatcaccctttacatactaATACAGAACTTTGCAACTGCGAAGTAAAAAGGCAAAAAACATAACACTTTGAAGCAACGGAATTACGActgcaacaattttgtttgaaatttttattcttcttctttcttgcCATTAACACGACTCTCTCAATTCTCAACAAGGCATTGCTAATCTCAATCTTGCAATATAACGTTTGCAAATTAGTTCAATAATTGGGGAACAAAtcagaatattttttgtttgagccagcgaaaattttaaaattccgaataaaatatttgctcttATCGCATTGCTACTGTAATTTACTATCAAAAAGCTTACAAAGTATGTAATATTCCGAAATCTGATGCGATTCTAACCTAGTGATATGTTGAGGCAGTAAGGTGATTTCAGAAATAGAGCAAATCTCTTGAAAGAAACATTTTTAGTTACTTTAAGCTCAGAGTTCTCCCCATAAAAGCTAAAGAAAAGAGGAGTCTATCTATCTCCTTCTCTGTCTATTACTCTCACTCACTCTCTTTTTTCACTTTGGATGTGGTTCTCTTCAATATTGAAGAAATGAGGCTCGTCTGAACACAGTCTGACAGATAAAATAGCTTTCCTGCGAGAATTCGGGATAAAGTGATGAAAGGCAAATAGAGGCACAGCAAGCATATTCTTGGgcttaaaaaacatttaataaagtTCACCAGCTATTCGGAGTGAGTTTGAGCATAGGTTGTACACCCCGTCTCCCTCAGCTGACAGATAAATTTAGTTTTGAAGCTGTGTACGGATCTACTGTGGCTAATAAATGAATTTGAGCAGTGAAAGCATCAGCATTCTGTCTATAACATCCTTGGTATAGCATCAGCCAATAGTTTCTGGAGAGAGCGTCGGTATGAGATTTAAGCTTCAGTCCAATATATTACAAagtctttgaaaatttatacttaTGAAACTGTTCCTTATTAGCAAGTTATGCAAAGTATTACCATCATTGCCTTGGCTTACCTTAAAACGCTAAAAGTGATAAAATATCGATTTAGAGAGATTACCCCACTTCATATTTCTAATTAGTTGCttcaaaatattagaaatattccaaaaacttttttagaaaGCTATCAAACTACAACCTTCTACATTTTGTAAcagttataaagggtgattttttaagagcttgataacttttttaaaaaaaaaaaaaacgcataaaatttgcaaaatctcatcggttctttatttgaaacgttagattggttcatgacatttactttttgaagataatttcatttaaatgttgaccgcggctgcgtcttaggtggtccattcggaaagtccaattttgggcaactttttcgagcatttcggccggaatagcccgaatttcttcggaaatgttgtcttccaaagctggaatagttgctggcttatttctgtagactttagacttgacgtagccccacaaaaaatagtctaaaggcgttaaatcgcatgatcttggtggccaacttacgggtccatttcttgagatgaattgttgtccgaagttttccctcaaaatggccatagaatcgcgagctgtgtggcatgtagcgccatcttgttgaaaccacatgtcaaccaagttcagttcttccatttttggcaacaaaaagtttgttagcatcgaacgatagcgatcgccattcaccgtaacgttgcgtccaacagcatctttgaaaaaatacggtccaatgattccaccagcgtacaaaccacaccaaacagtgcatttttcgggatgcatgggcagttcttgaacggcttctggttgctcttcaccccaaacgcggcaattttgcttatttacgtagccattcaaccagaaatgagcctcatcgctgaacaaaatttgtcgataaaaaagcggattttctgccaacttttctagggcccattcactgaaaattcgacgttgtggcagatcgttcggcttcagttcttgcacgagctgtattttatacggttttacaccaagatctttgcgtaaaatcttccatgtggtcgaataacacaaacccaattgctgcgaacggcgacgaatcgacatttcacggtcttcagccacactctcagaaacagacgcaatattctcttctgtacgcactgtacgcattcgtgtggttggtttaatgtccaataaagtaaactgagtgcgaaacttggtcacaatcgcattaattgtttgctcacttggtcgattatgtagaccataaatcggacgtaaagcgcgaaacacatttcgaaccgaacactgattttggtaataaaattcaatgatttgcaagcgttgctcgttagtaagtctattcatgatgaaatgtcaaagcatactgagcatctttctttttgacaccatgtctgaaatcccacgtgatctgtcaaatactaatgcatgaaaatcctaacctcaaaaaaatcacccgttataacagtatatacattatatcactggacaaaaaacacaaaatctgATACAGTGTTGCCCAATTCCCGTCTGTTTgcaaatcataaatatttataaatattagggtggctttaaaaatacgaataattttttcacttgttACGCTGAAAAATAGGTTCGCAGACACGTATAAGAAATGCTCTCCAATTATGAGCTAACGGTAAGGTCCTccgtattttttcttattatcagatagaaatttcaaatatcGATTCCACGATTTTGTCTACGcatacttgaaaaaaaaacttgagaaataaaaaatttaatacctaGACCTAAtcgtttattaattaatattaatggtcAGAGTTTGATTAGTGTAAggaattttgcttttctttgcaCTTTATAACTTCCCGTTACAATAAAGAACTCATACATGGAGAGAATTTCGTAGAGGTGTCTAAGTTCTTATTGTCAGAGaaccaaatagaaaaaaatataagtacatgtaagtattttttgagtcgccctaaaaaatatatattcgtatatacatctatatatcgttacctaaaatgcaaagtaatgtaacatcacttttcataagtttacaggcggaGGAAAAGCGATGTAATTGAACCCACccacattgaaacaaaatttgagttttggttattaaatggttatatattggttattattaactcatttgacaaaatttgagttttggttataaaatggttatatattggttattattaactcatttgacaaaatttgagttttggttattaaatggttatatattggttattattaaCTCATATTGGCAAaacttgagttttggttataaaatggttatatattggttattattaactcatttgacaaaatttaagttttgtttataaaatggttatatattggttattgtAAGCTCTTTTGacgaaatttgagttttggttataaaatggctatgtattggttattattaacttatttgacaaaatttgagttttggttataaaatggttatatattggttattattaactcatttgacaaaatttgagttttggttataaaatggttatatattggttattattaaCTCATTTGACAAaacttgagttttggttataaaatggttatatattgcttattatatctgacagcgattttcgacctttttttttgatgatacattgtttGCATTTTGGGCGCCGATATATTTGTTTCATTATTTCCATCTCACTCTCGCGCTCAtccataaaaattaaagcaatttcataagtatttttatattttaagaaataaatgacttatgtaattacaacaaaatataagaaataatatgtgtataatattagaaaaaattgctgaagctgttctaaacaacaaaaaaatataggactaaattataaaacttattttcatattatgatatttttttgtgacataattattctttttttatatatgtaaaattagatttttttgttaatttatttttagtaaccaatgtgaaaatgtttaaaatgcaaaaaaaaaaataaaatataaaatattttttttaataaataaaatataaaatataaaatatttttttaataaattaaatattaaatttttttttaataaaaaatatgatttatatatgtattagactgcattttatgttttttacttGCAATTCCAAATCATTTTAGTGCAATTTGAAAATATcattgatttgaaaaaaaaaattgtggataTTTTACATATTCGATAGTCTGCTATTGTATTAATTATGCTATcatttatgaattatttaatCGTGGCAcattaattttgcaaactattagtaattttactataaaaatgcATACTAGTTAATTTGAAATAACTAAAGTTAGCCAAACAAGCCAAATATAGGAAATTTTAACCAAACCTAAATGTGTAAAAGCTGCATAAAAGTAAAacaatgtatttatatttttagcaaatttatttagataattttttatacaatgcaTTTTCTGTTGTTAGCCATATTGCCGCTGAATTAATGAGAAGTGAATTGACATTGTGTTTCTCtgtaaataataagcaaatatatttaacaattagtgaacaaaaaatatgttgttaGTGTAAAAAAGTGcaaacaaatgttaaaataaatatagttatgTGTAAATTATACATTTGCTAAGTTCAAAGTCTCTTTATAGAAGTCACGTCTCTCTGTGatacaaattttaatgttaattttactaaatgaaaattttatagcaacaaatataagcaaaataataaagtagAAATATGAGAGCaaacaattaaaagtaataacTAACTGTTATTtggtaaaaatttaagaaacaaaataaataaaattattaaatgaaaaaaaaacagaaaaagaagTGCTGTCAAATGTGTGAATATAATAactgtcataaaaaaaaataaaagaaataaataaatgaatgaaaattaaaaaaaacagcaaacacAAAATATGGTTACTGCTAAAGTCAACTGATACAAAGTAAGAAGCAGCATGTCATCAAATCATTGTAGCAAAGCAATcaaacaaacatgcatacatacatacataccatcatacatataaatacatagttATAAAATTAAGCATTCATGTGTTAATCGAAATCACCCATAGCTAGCACACACATAgtagctatatatgtatgtacatataatacaaataacGGCATTACATGCTAGAGTACACTTCAGCTTCCATACTTTCATAGTTGACGTTCAAATTTCTGTGCATGCG contains the following coding sequences:
- the LOC125776488 gene encoding uncharacterized protein LOC125776488 — translated: MNRLTNEQRLQIIEFYYQNQCSVRNVFRALRPIYGLHNRPSEQTINAIVTKFRTQFTLLDIKPTTRMRTVRTEENIASVSESVAEDREMSIRRRSQQLGLCYSTTWKILRKDLGVKPYKIQLVQELKPNDLPQRRIFSEWALEKLAENPLFYRQILFSDEAHFWLNGYVNKQNCRVWGEEQPEAVQELPMHPEKCTVWCGLYAGGIIGPYFFKDAVGRNVTVNGDRYRSMLTNFLLPKMEELNLVDMWFQQDGATCHTARDSMAILRENFGQQFISRNGPVSWPPRSCDLTPLDYFLWGYVKSKVYRNKPATIPALEDNISEEIRAIPAEMLEKVAQNWTFRMDHLRRSRGQHLNEIIFKK